In Corynebacterium endometrii, one DNA window encodes the following:
- the qcrB gene encoding cytochrome bc1 complex cytochrome b subunit: MSNKLAEIGNNIDSRYTASGFIRQQLNKVFPTHWSFMLGEMALYSFIILLLTGIYLALFFDPSITKVIYDGAYTPLNGVEMSRAYATALDISFEVRGGLFVRQMHHWAALMFMMSMVAHMLRIFFTGAFRRPREANWIIGVALILLGMIEGFLGYSLPDDLLSGVGLRIMSAIILGIPILGTWMHWAIFDGDFPSDLMLDRFYILHVLVIPGIILGLIAAHLLLVWYQKHTQFPGPGRAENNVVGVRIMPVFATKAIGMGAMVAGVLALMSGILTINAIWLLGPYNPSQVSAGSQPDIYMLWTDGVARVMPAWELYLGNYTIPSAFWVALLCGLMVVLLIAYPFIEKKFTGDDAHHNLLQRPRDVPVRSGIGAMAITFFLLVTISGGNDHVAHFFQISLNAMTWVGRIGIIILPPLAYFITYRICVGLQRSDREVLEHGIETGIIKQMPNGAFIEVHQPIGPVDEHGHQIPMEYAGAYVPKQLNQLGLADSETQGVFSPDDPDMMRRVHEAREDNHVEEAEMFRRLNEANRREDEENGRI; this comes from the coding sequence ATGAGCAATAAACTAGCCGAAATCGGTAACAACATTGACTCGCGGTACACTGCCTCGGGCTTCATTCGCCAGCAGCTAAACAAGGTATTCCCAACTCACTGGTCCTTCATGCTCGGTGAGATGGCGCTGTACAGCTTCATCATCTTGCTGCTGACCGGTATCTACTTGGCACTGTTCTTCGACCCTTCCATCACGAAGGTTATCTATGACGGTGCGTACACCCCTCTCAACGGCGTTGAGATGTCCCGAGCATACGCAACGGCACTCGATATTTCCTTTGAGGTTCGCGGCGGCCTGTTCGTTCGCCAGATGCACCACTGGGCAGCACTCATGTTCATGATGTCCATGGTTGCCCACATGCTCCGCATCTTCTTCACCGGCGCATTCCGCCGCCCGCGTGAGGCCAACTGGATCATCGGCGTCGCCCTGATTCTGCTGGGCATGATCGAGGGCTTCCTCGGTTACTCCCTTCCGGATGATCTGCTCTCCGGCGTTGGTCTGCGAATCATGTCCGCAATCATCCTGGGTATCCCAATCCTGGGCACCTGGATGCACTGGGCCATCTTTGACGGTGACTTCCCATCTGACCTGATGCTGGATCGTTTCTACATCCTGCACGTTCTGGTCATTCCGGGCATCATCCTTGGCCTCATTGCAGCCCACCTGCTCCTGGTTTGGTACCAGAAGCACACCCAGTTCCCTGGTCCTGGTCGCGCAGAGAACAACGTCGTTGGCGTTCGAATCATGCCGGTCTTCGCCACGAAGGCTATCGGCATGGGCGCGATGGTTGCGGGTGTTCTGGCCCTGATGTCCGGTATCCTCACCATCAACGCAATCTGGCTGCTGGGTCCATACAACCCATCCCAGGTTTCCGCCGGTTCCCAGCCTGATATCTACATGCTTTGGACTGACGGTGTGGCCCGTGTCATGCCAGCGTGGGAGCTCTACCTGGGCAACTACACCATCCCATCCGCATTCTGGGTAGCCCTTCTGTGTGGTCTAATGGTTGTACTGCTTATCGCATACCCATTCATCGAGAAGAAGTTCACCGGTGACGATGCTCACCACAACCTGCTGCAGCGTCCGCGCGACGTTCCAGTTCGTTCCGGTATCGGCGCAATGGCTATCACCTTCTTCCTGCTGGTTACCATCTCTGGTGGTAACGACCATGTTGCGCACTTCTTCCAGATCTCCCTGAACGCGATGACCTGGGTAGGCCGTATCGGCATTATCATCCTGCCGCCATTGGCTTACTTCATCACCTACCGAATCTGCGTTGGTCTGCAGCGCTCCGACCGTGAGGTCCTGGAGCACGGCATTGAGACCGGTATCATCAAGCAGATGCCAAACGGCGCCTTCATCGAGGTTCACCAGCCAATTGGCCCGGTTGATGAGCACGGTCACCAGATCCCAATGGAGTACGCCGGTGCTTACGTTCCTAAGCAGCTCAACCAGCTTGGCCTGGCTGATTCTGAGACCCAGGGCGTATTCTCCCCGGATGATCCGGACATGATGCGCCGCGTTCACGAGGCTCGCGAGGACAACCATGTTGAGGAAGCGGAGATGTTCCGCCGTCTCAATGAGGCCAACCGCCGCGAGGACGAGGAGAACGGCCGCATCTAA